The Streptomyces luteogriseus genome includes a window with the following:
- the femX gene encoding peptidoglycan bridge formation glycyltransferase FemX yields the protein MSLTLRTISREQHLAYIQSLPSASHMQVPAWADVKAEWRSENLGWFDDRTGEMVGAGLVLYRQLPKIKRYLAYLPEGPVINWFAPNLQDWLEPMLAHLKQQGAFSVKMGPPVIIRRWEAPSIKAGIQNPDVKRLRDIEADHIEPRAFEVADKLRRMGWQQGEDGGAGFGDVQPRYVYQVPLANRSLEEVHKNFNQLWRRNIKKAEKAGVEVVQGGYQDLEEWQRLYEITAVRDHFRPRPLAYFQRMWTALNTEDPNRMRLYFARHNGVNLSAATMLIVGGHVWYSYGASDNIGREVRPSNAMQWRMLRDAYALGATVYDLRGISDSLDETDHLFGLIQFKVGTGGQAAEYLGEWDFPLNKLLHKALDIYMSRR from the coding sequence ATGAGCCTGACCCTGAGGACCATCAGTCGCGAGCAGCATCTGGCATACATCCAGAGCCTGCCGTCGGCGAGCCACATGCAGGTCCCGGCCTGGGCTGACGTCAAGGCGGAGTGGCGCTCCGAGAACCTCGGCTGGTTCGACGACCGCACCGGCGAGATGGTCGGTGCCGGTCTGGTCCTCTACCGGCAGCTTCCCAAGATCAAGCGCTACCTCGCCTACCTGCCCGAGGGCCCGGTCATCAACTGGTTCGCGCCAAATCTGCAGGACTGGCTCGAACCGATGCTGGCGCACCTGAAGCAGCAGGGCGCCTTCTCCGTGAAGATGGGCCCGCCGGTGATCATCCGGCGCTGGGAGGCCCCCTCCATCAAGGCGGGCATCCAGAACCCGGACGTCAAGCGCCTGCGCGACATCGAGGCCGACCACATCGAGCCGCGCGCCTTCGAGGTCGCCGACAAGCTGCGCCGTATGGGCTGGCAGCAGGGCGAGGACGGCGGCGCCGGCTTCGGCGACGTCCAGCCCCGCTACGTGTACCAGGTGCCGCTGGCGAACCGCTCCCTGGAAGAGGTCCACAAGAACTTCAACCAGCTGTGGCGCCGCAACATCAAGAAGGCCGAGAAGGCCGGCGTCGAGGTCGTCCAGGGCGGCTACCAGGACCTCGAGGAGTGGCAGCGCCTGTACGAGATCACGGCCGTGCGCGATCACTTCCGCCCGCGCCCGCTGGCGTACTTCCAGCGCATGTGGACGGCCCTCAACACCGAGGACCCCAACCGCATGCGGCTGTACTTCGCCCGGCACAACGGCGTGAACCTGTCGGCCGCGACGATGCTGATCGTCGGCGGACACGTCTGGTACTCCTACGGCGCCTCCGACAACATCGGCCGTGAGGTCCGCCCCTCGAACGCGATGCAGTGGCGGATGCTGCGCGACGCCTACGCGCTCGGCGCCACCGTCTACGACCTGCGCGGCATCTCCGACTCGCTCGACGAGACCGACCACCTCTTCGGGCTGATCCAGTTCAAGGTGGGTACCGGCGGCCAGGCGGCCGAGTACCTCGGCGAGTGGGACTTCCCGCTGAACAAGCTGCTGCACAAGGCGCTCGACATCTACATGTCGCGCCGCTGA
- a CDS encoding transglycosylase domain-containing protein, with protein sequence MSEHRRKPPQPQGGGRAAARRGQSGSSPGRRAAPRGATGSPSDSYGSDSYDSGGEERQYGGRAEARRAAQRSTGGGRRRGAEPTRGGRRAAPGGPGGPGRGRGRAAAVPDKKRLIDYPRAGKYGWQRWMPSWKLVSGLCIAFFGSLVAVAGIGYAMVGVPNEENAAARSQNNVYYWADGTQMVAAGSGQNRQNVTIDRIPPAMRWAVISAENKSFYQDSGVDPMGIARALANMARGGDTQGGSTITQQFVKNTYLSQEQTVSRKFKEMFISIKVGTKLSKDEILQGYLNTSYYGRGAYGIQAAAQAYYGKEARYLTPSESAFLAALLKGPTYYDPAGNESLDKNASRDKNTKRSKDRWAWILEQMHNDKRITDQQYQEAIKKYPMPDPRKASKGMTGQIGYLVDTAKKYVLNHSNISEKQFDQGGYQIKTTFDKDKVEALAKAVKKVEKEKLDPKNRELDKHVQFGGASVKPNDGAIVALYGGAGYENGHFNNNADTSGVPVGSTWKPFVLAAAMEHGTYRSKGPLSPLSKYNGNDHLKVRNNDGTYVLKKDNTPFFQENESDYPWGYISLHKAMEQSVNTPFVQLGMDVGMKNVADLAEKSGILNSSFAGLNASFALGTSTPSAIRMADAYATFAASGKQAAPYSVTSVKSNGREIEGFEKPRVTRAMPEQVANNVTDVLENVIQNGTGKKALSLGRTAAGKTGTTDENKSAWFVGYTQQLSTSVAMFREDPKSAKLLSMNGTAGEKSIHGGDVPTLVWTEYMRAALEGETDLGFPEAEKIGVVQHEAGAPSPKPTPSVEPSETVTESPSPTPTESSTPSPTPSNTCGFFGCENDGGTENGGTDNGGTDGGVTSPPAPTESAEDGGNSRGNGNGGIFGGPEG encoded by the coding sequence ATGAGCGAGCACCGTCGCAAACCGCCGCAGCCGCAGGGAGGCGGACGTGCCGCGGCCCGACGCGGCCAGTCCGGCTCGTCCCCCGGCCGCCGTGCGGCACCGCGAGGCGCCACCGGGTCTCCGTCCGACTCTTACGGGTCGGACTCCTACGACTCGGGGGGTGAGGAGCGTCAGTACGGCGGCCGTGCCGAGGCCCGCCGTGCGGCGCAGAGAAGTACGGGGGGCGGCCGCCGCAGAGGCGCCGAACCGACCCGAGGTGGCCGGCGTGCCGCGCCCGGCGGGCCGGGCGGGCCCGGACGGGGCCGGGGCCGCGCTGCCGCCGTTCCCGACAAGAAGCGGCTGATCGACTATCCGCGGGCCGGCAAGTACGGCTGGCAGCGCTGGATGCCGTCCTGGAAGCTCGTCTCCGGCCTGTGCATCGCCTTCTTCGGCAGCCTGGTTGCCGTGGCGGGCATCGGCTACGCCATGGTGGGCGTCCCCAATGAGGAGAACGCTGCGGCCCGGTCGCAGAACAACGTCTACTACTGGGCCGACGGCACCCAGATGGTCGCCGCGGGCAGTGGTCAGAACCGGCAGAACGTCACGATCGACCGGATTCCCCCAGCCATGCGGTGGGCGGTGATCTCGGCCGAGAACAAGAGCTTCTACCAGGACTCCGGTGTCGACCCCATGGGTATCGCCCGTGCCCTGGCGAACATGGCCCGGGGCGGTGACACGCAGGGTGGTTCGACGATCACCCAGCAGTTCGTCAAGAACACCTACCTGAGCCAGGAACAGACGGTCAGCCGTAAGTTCAAGGAAATGTTCATCTCGATCAAGGTGGGCACGAAGCTCTCCAAGGACGAGATCCTCCAGGGGTACCTCAACACGTCGTACTACGGCCGCGGCGCATACGGTATCCAGGCCGCCGCCCAGGCCTACTACGGCAAGGAGGCGCGATACCTCACTCCGAGTGAGTCCGCCTTCCTCGCCGCGCTGCTCAAGGGCCCGACGTACTACGACCCCGCGGGCAACGAAAGCCTCGATAAGAACGCGAGCAGAGACAAGAACACCAAGCGGTCCAAGGACCGTTGGGCCTGGATCCTCGAGCAGATGCACAACGACAAGAGGATCACGGACCAGCAGTACCAGGAAGCGATCAAGAAGTACCCCATGCCCGACCCCCGCAAGGCGTCCAAGGGCATGACCGGCCAGATCGGCTACCTGGTGGACACGGCCAAGAAGTACGTCCTGAACCACTCCAACATCTCCGAGAAGCAGTTCGACCAGGGCGGTTACCAGATCAAGACGACCTTCGACAAGGACAAGGTCGAGGCGCTGGCGAAGGCCGTCAAGAAGGTCGAGAAGGAGAAGCTCGACCCGAAGAACCGTGAGCTGGACAAGCACGTCCAGTTCGGTGGTGCGTCGGTGAAGCCCAACGACGGCGCGATCGTCGCGCTCTACGGCGGCGCGGGGTACGAGAACGGCCACTTCAACAACAACGCCGACACCTCGGGTGTCCCCGTCGGTTCGACGTGGAAGCCGTTCGTGCTCGCCGCCGCGATGGAGCACGGTACCTACCGGAGCAAGGGCCCCCTTTCGCCACTGAGCAAGTACAACGGCAACGACCACCTCAAGGTCAGGAACAACGACGGCACCTACGTCCTGAAGAAGGACAACACGCCGTTCTTCCAGGAGAACGAGAGCGACTACCCCTGGGGCTACATCTCCTTGCACAAGGCGATGGAGCAGTCCGTGAACACGCCGTTCGTGCAGCTCGGCATGGACGTGGGGATGAAGAACGTGGCCGACCTGGCCGAGAAGTCCGGCATCTTGAACAGCAGCTTCGCCGGTCTCAACGCTTCATTCGCGCTCGGTACGTCGACTCCCAGTGCGATCCGTATGGCCGACGCCTACGCGACGTTCGCCGCGTCGGGCAAGCAGGCCGCCCCGTACTCGGTGACCAGCGTCAAGTCCAACGGCCGGGAGATCGAGGGCTTCGAGAAGCCGAGGGTCACGCGAGCGATGCCGGAGCAAGTGGCCAACAACGTCACGGACGTTCTGGAGAACGTCATCCAGAACGGTACGGGTAAGAAGGCGCTCTCCCTGGGCCGCACCGCGGCCGGCAAGACCGGTACCACCGACGAGAACAAGTCGGCCTGGTTCGTCGGCTACACCCAGCAGCTGTCGACCTCGGTCGCGATGTTCCGTGAGGACCCCAAGAGCGCCAAGCTGCTCTCCATGAACGGCACCGCGGGTGAGAAGTCCATTCATGGTGGTGACGTTCCCACGCTGGTGTGGACCGAGTACATGAGGGCCGCGCTCGAGGGTGAGACCGACCTCGGCTTCCCCGAGGCCGAGAAGATCGGCGTCGTCCAGCACGAAGCGGGCGCTCCGTCGCCGAAGCCGACGCCCAGCGTGGAGCCCAGCGAGACCGTGACCGAGTCGCCGAGCCCCACGCCCACCGAGAGCTCGACTCCGTCGCCCACACCGAGCAACACCTGTGGGTTCTTCGGATGCGAGAACGACGGTGGCACGGAGAACGGTGGCACGGACAACGGTGGAACCGACGGAGGAGTGACCTCTCCGCCCGCACCGACCGAATCAGCCGAGGACGGCGGCAACAGCAGGGGCAATGGCAACGGAGGCATCTTCGGAGGCCCCGAGGGATAG
- a CDS encoding glycosyltransferase family 87 protein, whose amino-acid sequence MCDMPSAESTQASVHEREPVRPTKEDEVAAAGSELIGGPLGRRALLGSSWWTPVRVIALVAIGMFALGLVQKAPCYDGAWFFGASSQYTHACYSDIPHLYQGRGFADGLVPYFDRLPGDMQYLEYPVLTGVFMEVASWLTPGSGTIQYQEQWYWMVNAGMLMVCAAVIVVCVTRTHARRPWDGLLVALAPAAALTATINWDLLAVALTAAAMLMWSRGRSLAFGVLLGLATAAKLYPFLLLGPLMVLCWRAGRWREFGTALGGAIVAWVVVNGPVMLFAFEGWSKFYTFSQERGVDFGSFWLIMAQNSDDPLSTDTVNTLATLLMLVCCAAVAALALTAPRRPRFAQLAFLIVAAFILTNKVYSPQYVLWLVPLAALARPKWRDFLIWQACEVAYFLGIWLYLAYTTSGDAHKGLPTDGYHWAIGLHLLGTLYLCVMVVRDIFMPERDPVRRSGDDDPSGGVLDGAVDVFVFGPAARPRRHETDARFDAPSVEWGRPGPTGFALSERNERP is encoded by the coding sequence ATGTGCGACATGCCCAGTGCAGAATCGACGCAAGCGAGCGTCCATGAGCGGGAGCCCGTGCGACCGACCAAGGAGGACGAGGTCGCCGCGGCCGGCAGCGAGCTGATCGGCGGTCCGCTCGGGCGGCGTGCCCTGCTCGGGTCGTCCTGGTGGACTCCGGTGCGGGTGATCGCGTTGGTGGCGATCGGCATGTTCGCCCTCGGCCTGGTCCAGAAGGCGCCCTGCTACGACGGGGCCTGGTTCTTCGGCGCCAGCTCCCAGTACACGCACGCGTGCTATTCGGACATTCCCCACCTCTACCAGGGGCGGGGCTTCGCTGATGGGCTCGTGCCGTACTTCGACCGGCTTCCCGGCGACATGCAGTACCTGGAGTACCCGGTCCTCACCGGTGTCTTCATGGAAGTCGCCTCCTGGCTCACGCCCGGCAGCGGCACCATCCAGTACCAGGAGCAGTGGTACTGGATGGTCAACGCCGGAATGCTCATGGTGTGCGCGGCGGTCATCGTCGTCTGTGTGACCCGCACCCACGCCCGGCGTCCCTGGGACGGACTACTGGTCGCCCTGGCGCCTGCTGCCGCGCTGACGGCGACCATCAACTGGGACCTGCTCGCCGTGGCTCTGACGGCGGCGGCGATGCTGATGTGGTCACGTGGCCGTTCTCTCGCGTTCGGCGTCCTGCTGGGGCTGGCCACGGCCGCCAAGCTCTATCCTTTCCTGCTCCTCGGACCGCTGATGGTGCTGTGCTGGCGCGCTGGCAGGTGGCGCGAGTTCGGTACGGCGCTGGGCGGCGCGATCGTCGCCTGGGTCGTCGTGAACGGGCCGGTGATGCTCTTCGCCTTCGAGGGCTGGTCGAAGTTCTACACGTTCAGCCAGGAGCGGGGCGTCGACTTCGGCTCCTTCTGGCTGATCATGGCCCAGAACTCGGACGACCCGCTCAGCACCGACACCGTCAACACGCTCGCCACGCTGCTGATGCTGGTGTGCTGTGCGGCCGTCGCGGCGCTCGCACTGACCGCCCCGCGCCGCCCGCGCTTCGCCCAGCTCGCCTTTCTGATCGTCGCGGCGTTCATCCTCACCAACAAGGTCTACTCGCCGCAGTACGTCCTGTGGCTGGTGCCGCTGGCCGCTCTCGCCCGGCCGAAGTGGCGGGACTTCCTGATCTGGCAGGCCTGCGAGGTGGCGTACTTCCTCGGGATCTGGCTGTACCTCGCGTACACGACCAGTGGAGACGCTCACAAGGGGCTGCCCACTGACGGCTACCACTGGGCCATCGGCCTGCACCTGCTCGGCACGCTGTACCTGTGCGTGATGGTCGTGCGCGACATCTTCATGCCGGAGCGGGATCCGGTGCGGCGGTCCGGCGACGACGATCCCTCGGGCGGAGTGCTCGACGGCGCCGTGGATGTCTTCGTCTTCGGCCCGGCGGCTCGCCCCCGGCGGCACGAGACCGATGCCCGGTTCGACGCGCCATCGGTCGAGTGGGGCAGGCCAGGACCCACGGGGTTCGCTCTGAGCGAACGGAACGAGAGGCCGTAG
- a CDS encoding inositol-3-phosphate synthase: protein MGSVRVAIVGVGNCAASLVQGVEYYKDADAASRVPGLMHVQFGDYHVSDIEFVAAFDVDAKKVGLDLADAIGASENNTVKICDVPSTGVTVQRGHTLDGLGKYYRETIEESAEEPADIVQVLRDKQVDVLVCYLPVGSEDAAKYYAQCAIDAKVAFVNALPVFIAGTKEWADKFTEAGVPIVGDDIKSQVGATITHRVMAKLFEDRGVVLDRTMQLNVGGNMDFKNMLERDRLESKKISKTQAVTSQIRDRELGEGNVHIGPSDYVAWLDDRKWAYVRLEGRAFGDVPLNLEYKLEVWDSPNSAGVIIDALRAAKIAKDRGIGGPILSASSYFMKSPPVQYFDDEARENVEKFIKGEVER from the coding sequence ATGGGTTCGGTTCGCGTAGCCATCGTCGGTGTGGGCAACTGCGCCGCATCGCTGGTGCAGGGAGTCGAGTACTACAAGGACGCCGACGCGGCGTCCAGGGTGCCGGGCCTGATGCACGTCCAGTTCGGCGACTACCACGTCAGTGACATCGAGTTCGTCGCCGCGTTCGACGTGGACGCCAAGAAGGTCGGTCTCGACCTCGCGGACGCGATCGGTGCCTCCGAGAACAACACCGTCAAGATCTGCGACGTCCCCAGCACGGGTGTCACGGTGCAGCGCGGCCACACCCTCGACGGCCTCGGCAAGTACTACCGCGAGACCATCGAGGAGTCCGCCGAGGAGCCGGCCGACATCGTCCAGGTCCTCAGGGACAAGCAGGTCGACGTCCTCGTCTGCTACCTGCCGGTCGGCTCCGAGGACGCGGCGAAGTACTACGCGCAGTGCGCCATCGACGCCAAGGTCGCCTTCGTCAACGCCCTTCCGGTCTTCATCGCCGGCACCAAGGAGTGGGCGGACAAGTTCACCGAGGCGGGCGTCCCGATCGTCGGCGACGACATCAAGTCGCAGGTGGGCGCCACCATCACGCACCGGGTGATGGCGAAGCTGTTCGAGGACCGGGGCGTCGTCCTGGACCGCACGATGCAGCTGAACGTCGGCGGCAACATGGACTTCAAGAACATGCTCGAGCGCGACCGCCTCGAGTCGAAGAAGATCTCCAAGACGCAGGCCGTCACCTCCCAGATCCGCGACCGCGAACTGGGCGAGGGCAACGTCCACATCGGCCCGTCCGACTACGTCGCCTGGCTGGACGACCGCAAGTGGGCCTACGTCCGCCTCGAGGGCCGCGCCTTCGGTGACGTCCCGCTGAACCTGGAGTACAAGCTCGAGGTCTGGGACTCCCCGAACTCAGCCGGCGTCATCATCGACGCCCTGCGCGCCGCGAAGATCGCCAAGGACCGCGGCATCGGCGGTCCGATCCTCTCCGCGTCGAGCTACTTCATGAAGTCCCCGCCCGTGCAGTACTTCGACGACGAGGCCCGCGAGAACGTCGAGAAGTTCATCAAGGGTGAGGTCGAGCGCTGA
- the rpsR gene encoding 30S ribosomal protein S18: MAKPPVRKPKKKVCAFCKDKVTYVDYKDTNMLRKFISDRGKIRARRVTGNCTQHQRDVATAVKNSREMALLPYTSTAR; this comes from the coding sequence ATGGCTAAGCCGCCTGTGCGCAAGCCGAAGAAGAAGGTCTGCGCATTCTGCAAGGACAAGGTCACGTACGTGGACTACAAGGACACGAACATGCTGCGGAAGTTCATTTCCGACCGCGGCAAGATCCGTGCCCGCCGCGTGACCGGCAACTGCACGCAGCACCAGCGTGACGTCGCCACGGCTGTGAAGAACAGCCGTGAGATGGCGCTGCTGCCCTACACCTCCACCGCGCGATAA
- the rpsF gene encoding 30S ribosomal protein S6, translating into MRHYEVMVILDPEVEERAVSPLIENFLSVVRDGGGKVEKVDTWGRRRLAYEIKKKPEGIYSVIDLQAEPAVVKELDRQMNLNESVLRTKVLRPETH; encoded by the coding sequence ATGCGTCACTACGAGGTGATGGTCATCCTCGACCCCGAGGTCGAGGAGCGCGCTGTCTCTCCGCTGATCGAGAACTTCCTCTCTGTCGTCCGTGACGGCGGCGGAAAGGTCGAGAAGGTCGACACCTGGGGCCGTCGTCGTCTCGCGTACGAGATCAAGAAGAAGCCCGAGGGCATCTACTCGGTCATCGACCTGCAGGCCGAGCCTGCGGTCGTCAAGGAGCTCGACCGCCAGATGAACCTGAACGAGTCGGTCCTCCGGACCAAGGTCCTCCGTCCCGAGACCCACTGA
- a CDS encoding PadR family transcriptional regulator: MSRRSGILEFAVLGLLRESPMHGYELRKRLNTSLGVFRAFSYGTLYPCLKTLVANGWLIEEPGSTPEEALAAPLTGRRAKIVYRLTAEGKEHFEQLLSQTGPDAYEDETFAARFAFFGQTSRDVRMRVLEGRRSRLEERLEKMSASLARTRERLDDYTLELQRHGMESVEREVRWLNELIESERAGRDLKGPASGEPASRDTTSGASGALPRPGDDPRPDAPDDTAT; this comes from the coding sequence ATGAGCCGGCGTTCCGGGATCCTCGAGTTCGCCGTACTCGGCCTGCTCCGCGAGTCTCCGATGCACGGCTATGAGCTGCGCAAACGGCTCAACACATCACTGGGCGTCTTCCGTGCGTTCAGCTACGGGACGCTCTACCCCTGCCTCAAGACGCTGGTCGCCAACGGCTGGTTGATCGAGGAACCAGGGAGCACCCCCGAGGAAGCCCTCGCCGCCCCCCTCACGGGGCGCCGCGCCAAGATCGTCTACCGGTTGACGGCGGAGGGTAAGGAGCACTTCGAGCAGCTGCTCTCGCAGACCGGGCCGGACGCGTACGAAGACGAAACCTTCGCAGCCCGTTTCGCCTTCTTCGGACAGACCTCACGCGATGTCCGCATGCGCGTGCTGGAGGGCCGCCGCAGCCGGCTGGAGGAGCGGCTGGAGAAGATGAGCGCGTCCCTGGCCCGGACCCGGGAGCGCCTCGACGACTACACGCTCGAGCTCCAGCGCCACGGGATGGAGTCCGTGGAGCGCGAGGTGCGCTGGCTGAACGAGCTCATCGAGAGCGAGCGGGCGGGGCGGGACCTCAAGGGTCCGGCCTCCGGAGAGCCCGCATCGCGCGACACCACATCTGGAGCGTCGGGCGCCCTGCCCCGGCCTGGGGACGACCCCCGGCCGGATGCGCCCGACGACACCGCCACGTGA
- a CDS encoding single-stranded DNA-binding protein, which yields MAGETVITVVGNLVDDPELRFTPSGAAVAKFRVASTPRTFDRQTNEWKDGESLFLTCSVWRQAAENVAESLQRGMRVIVQGRLKQRSYEDREGVKRTVYELDVEEVGASLRNATAKVTKTTGRGGQGGQGGYGGGGGGAQGGGGWGGGPGGGQQGGGAPADDPWATGAPAGGNQGGGGGWGGNSGGGSGGGYSDEPPF from the coding sequence ATGGCAGGCGAGACCGTCATCACGGTCGTCGGCAATCTTGTCGACGACCCCGAGCTGCGCTTCACCCCCTCCGGTGCGGCGGTCGCGAAGTTCCGTGTCGCGTCCACCCCCCGCACCTTCGACCGCCAGACGAACGAGTGGAAGGACGGCGAGAGCCTGTTCCTGACCTGCTCGGTCTGGCGTCAGGCGGCGGAGAACGTCGCGGAGTCGCTCCAGCGAGGCATGCGCGTCATCGTGCAGGGCCGGCTGAAGCAGCGGTCCTACGAGGACCGTGAGGGTGTCAAGCGCACGGTCTACGAGCTGGACGTCGAGGAAGTCGGCGCCAGCCTGCGCAACGCCACGGCCAAGGTCACCAAGACCACCGGCCGCGGTGGCCAGGGCGGCCAGGGTGGCTACGGCGGCGGTGGCGGTGGCGCCCAGGGTGGCGGCGGCTGGGGCGGCGGCCCCGGTGGCGGCCAGCAGGGCGGCGGCGCTCCCGCCGACGACCCGTGGGCGACCGGCGCTCCCGCCGGTGGCAACCAGGGCGGTGGCGGCGGCTGGGGTGGAAACTCCGGCGGCGGCAGTGGCGGCGGCTACTCGGACGAGCCCCCCTTCTAG
- a CDS encoding alanine racemase — protein sequence MALTLYVDTARWRAHHKHVQEQFPGLVPVCKGNGYGFGHERLAEEATRLGSDVLAVGTTYEAARIKDWFGGDLLVLTPYRRGEEPVPLPDRVIRSVSSIDGVYGLVGARVVIEVMSSMKRHGISEQDLAQLHAAIENVRLEGFAIHLPLDRTDGSDAVEEVIGWMDRLRAARLPLHTMFVSHLKAEELARLQQQFPQTRFRARIGTRLWLGDHDATEYRGAVLDVTRVAKGDRFGYRQQKAASDGFLVVVAGGTSHGVGLEAPKALHGVMPRAKGVARAGLATVNRNLSPFVWGGKQRWFAEPPHMQVSILFVPADAPEPKVGDELVAHLRHTTTQFDRIMDR from the coding sequence ATGGCGCTCACGCTCTACGTCGACACCGCGCGCTGGCGTGCGCACCACAAGCACGTGCAGGAGCAGTTCCCGGGCCTCGTGCCGGTCTGCAAGGGCAACGGCTACGGCTTCGGGCACGAGCGGCTGGCGGAGGAGGCCACACGGCTGGGCTCGGACGTCCTCGCCGTCGGCACGACCTACGAGGCCGCCCGGATCAAAGACTGGTTCGGCGGGGACCTGCTGGTGCTGACGCCCTACCGGCGGGGCGAGGAGCCGGTGCCGCTGCCGGACCGGGTCATCCGCTCGGTGTCGTCGATAGACGGTGTGTACGGCCTGGTCGGCGCCCGTGTGGTGATCGAGGTGATGTCCTCGATGAAGCGGCACGGCATCAGCGAGCAGGACTTGGCGCAGCTGCACGCCGCCATCGAGAACGTCCGGCTGGAGGGCTTCGCCATCCACCTGCCGCTGGACCGCACCGACGGCTCGGACGCCGTCGAGGAGGTCATCGGCTGGATGGACCGGCTGCGTGCCGCCCGGCTGCCCCTGCACACCATGTTCGTCAGCCACCTCAAGGCCGAGGAACTCGCCCGGCTCCAGCAGCAGTTCCCGCAGACCCGCTTCCGGGCCCGCATCGGCACGCGGCTGTGGCTGGGGGACCACGACGCCACCGAGTACCGCGGCGCGGTCCTGGACGTCACACGCGTCGCCAAGGGCGACCGCTTCGGCTACCGGCAGCAGAAGGCGGCCTCCGACGGCTTCCTGGTGGTCGTGGCGGGCGGTACGTCGCACGGAGTGGGCCTGGAGGCTCCCAAGGCACTGCACGGCGTCATGCCGCGCGCCAAGGGCGTCGCCCGCGCCGGCCTCGCGACGGTGAACCGGAATCTTTCTCCGTTCGTCTGGGGCGGCAAGCAGCGCTGGTTCGCTGAGCCGCCGCACATGCAGGTCTCGATCCTGTTCGTGCCGGCGGACGCGCCCGAGCCGAAGGTCGGCGATGAACTCGTGGCCCATCTGCGGCACACCACCACGCAGTTCGACCGGATCATGGACCGCTGA
- a CDS encoding MFS transporter, with amino-acid sequence MAVVRDLRVLLRFQGFRRLLAVRLLSQGADGVYQVALAAYVVFSPEKETTAAGVASAMAVLLLPYSLVGPFAGVLLDRWRRRQVLLFGSLLRALLALVTALLILSPAPDWLFYISALCVTAVNRFVLSGLSAALPRVVDADRLVIANSLSPTAGTLAATAGGGLAFAVRLAVADSDAAVVLVAAGLYLCAALASLSMARELLGPDRPLPREEIGTALTGTARDLAAGVRHLAAPQRREAAWALMAMSLMRFCYGALLVMLLMLCRYALTSTADDGLALLGLALGVSGAGFFAAAVVTPWTAGRLGPGRWIVVCAGAAALLEPALGLPFAAAPLLAAAFVLGLTTQGAKIATDTIVQSSVEDGFRGRIFSVYDVLFNVSFVGAAAVAALMLPPDGRSAPLVITIAVIYATVAVAMARFGRQ; translated from the coding sequence ATGGCCGTCGTCCGTGACCTGCGCGTCCTGTTGCGCTTCCAGGGCTTCCGGCGCCTGCTCGCCGTACGCCTGCTGTCTCAGGGTGCCGACGGCGTCTACCAGGTCGCGCTCGCCGCCTACGTGGTCTTCTCGCCGGAGAAGGAGACCACGGCGGCCGGTGTCGCGTCCGCGATGGCGGTGCTACTGCTCCCGTACTCCCTCGTCGGCCCCTTCGCCGGTGTCCTGCTGGACCGTTGGAGGCGCCGTCAGGTCCTGCTGTTCGGCAGCCTGTTGCGCGCCCTGCTGGCCCTGGTGACGGCCCTGCTGATCCTCAGTCCGGCTCCGGACTGGCTCTTCTATATCTCGGCCCTGTGCGTCACCGCCGTCAACCGCTTCGTCCTGTCGGGCCTCTCCGCCGCGCTGCCGCGTGTGGTGGACGCCGACCGCCTGGTCATCGCCAACTCCCTCTCCCCGACCGCCGGAACGCTGGCCGCGACCGCGGGCGGCGGACTCGCCTTCGCCGTGCGCCTGGCAGTAGCGGACTCGGACGCCGCGGTGGTGCTCGTGGCAGCCGGGCTGTACCTGTGCGCCGCGCTCGCATCGCTGAGCATGGCGCGGGAACTCCTCGGCCCTGACAGGCCCTTGCCACGCGAGGAGATCGGAACGGCTCTCACGGGCACCGCCCGCGACCTGGCGGCGGGCGTGCGTCATCTGGCCGCGCCGCAGCGCCGGGAGGCCGCCTGGGCGCTCATGGCGATGTCGCTGATGCGGTTCTGCTACGGCGCTCTGCTGGTCATGCTGCTGATGCTGTGCCGGTACGCGCTCACCTCGACCGCGGACGACGGACTCGCGCTACTGGGGCTGGCGTTGGGCGTCTCGGGCGCAGGGTTCTTCGCCGCGGCCGTGGTGACCCCCTGGACCGCGGGGCGGCTCGGGCCGGGCCGCTGGATCGTCGTGTGCGCGGGGGCCGCGGCGTTGCTGGAACCCGCACTCGGACTGCCGTTCGCCGCCGCCCCGCTGCTCGCCGCGGCCTTCGTCCTGGGGCTGACCACCCAGGGCGCGAAGATCGCCACGGACACCATCGTCCAGTCTTCCGTCGAGGACGGCTTCCGTGGCCGGATCTTCTCGGTTTACGACGTCCTCTTCAATGTTTCCTTCGTCGGCGCCGCCGCTGTGGCCGCCCTGATGCTGCCGCCGGACGGTCGGTCCGCGCCGCTGGTGATCACGATCGCCGTTATCTACGCGACAGTAGCTGTAGCTATGGCCCGCTTTGGCCGCCAGTAA